The following proteins are encoded in a genomic region of Apodemus sylvaticus chromosome 21, mApoSyl1.1, whole genome shotgun sequence:
- the Gins2 gene encoding DNA replication complex GINS protein PSF2, with protein sequence MDASEVEFLAEKEMVTIIPNFSLDKIYLIGGDLGPFNPGLPVNVPLWLAINLKQRQKCRLLPPEWMDVEKLEQLRDEERKEETFTPVPSPHYMEVTKLLLNHASDNIPKADTIRTLIKDLWDTRMAKLRVSADSFVRQQEAHAKLDNLTLMEINTSGAFLTRALNHMYKLRTNLQPSESAQSQDF encoded by the exons ATGGACGCGTCCGAGGTGGAGTTTTTGGCCGAGAAAGAGATGGTGACTATCATCCCGAACTTCAGTCTGGACAAGATCTACCTGATCGGG GGGGACCTGGGACCCTTCAACCCCGGCTTACCCGTGAACGTGCCCTTGTGGCTGGCCATTAAcctgaaacagagacagaagtgCCGTCTGCTACCTCCAGAGTGGATGGATGTGG AGAAACTGGAACAGCTGCGAGATGAGGAGCGGAAGGAGGAGACATTCACCCCGGTGCCCAGCCCGCACTACATGGAGGTTACGAAGCTTCTGCTGAATCA TGCTTCTGACAACATTCCCAAAGCAGACACCATCCGGACACTGATCAAAGATCTGTGGGACACACGCATGGCCAAGCTCCGGGTGTCTGCTGACAGTTTTGTGCGGCAGCAAGAGGCACATGCCAAG CTGGACAACTTGACCTTAATGGAGATCAACACCAGCGGGGCCTTCCTCACCCGGGCCCTCAACCACATGTACAAACTCCGCACAAACCTCCAGCCCTCTGAGAGCGCTCAGTCTCAGGACTTCTAG